Below is a window of Hydrogenovibrio crunogenus DNA.
CCTATGTTGGGTGAATTATTTGGTGTGAGAGGGATCTTCTGGGCAATTGCAGGCCTGGGCGTTTTAGGGATCGCTTTAGTGTTGTTTGCGGTGCCGAAAATTGAAAACCAAACCTTCCAGCGTGAAGCGGAAGCCGATCCGAGTCAATTTAAAGATGTAATTAAGAACCCTCAGTTGCTTCGTTTAGATATTGGGGTGTTTGTGTTGCACGCCATACTGACGGCGATGTTTATCGCGATTCCATTTATGATTCGAGATAACGCAGGGCTGGATTCGCTTCACCATTGGGAATTGTATTTACCGGTCATGTTGTTGTCATTTGTTTTAATGGTGCCGTTTATTATTCAAGCTGAGTCGAGAGGGCGCATGAAGCCGATTTTTGTCGGGGCGATTTTAACCATTGCGCTCATGCAGCTTGGTTTTTTATTTGAAGCCAATGGTTTCTGGACAATGTTTGTTTTGTTGTTGATCTTCTTTACCGCTTTTAATTTGTTGGAAGCCTCGTTACCTTCTCTGGTTGTAAAACTTTCACCGGCAGACAAAAAAGGCACAGCAAGTGGGGTGTATTCCAGCAGTCAATTTTTAGGGGCCGCTTCCGGCGGGTTTATCGGGGGCTGGTTTTATGAAATGTATAGTCTGGAAGGGTTGTTTTTCTTTACGGCAACCATTGGGTTTGTCTGGTTTTTAATTGCGATGAGCAT
It encodes the following:
- a CDS encoding MFS transporter, with the protein product MSGISRSMAPIERRAAFSVAGIFSTRMLGLFMIFPVFALFAHEEFQGVTATQIGIAMGIYGLTQAVLQIPYGMLSDRFGRKPLIIVGMLVFMIGSIVCAMADSIEMMIVGRAIQGMGAVAAVLMATVADLVTEQFRLRAMSIVGMTIGLSFTLSLVAGPMLGELFGVRGIFWAIAGLGVLGIALVLFAVPKIENQTFQREAEADPSQFKDVIKNPQLLRLDIGVFVLHAILTAMFIAIPFMIRDNAGLDSLHHWELYLPVMLLSFVLMVPFIIQAESRGRMKPIFVGAILTIALMQLGFLFEANGFWTMFVLLLIFFTAFNLLEASLPSLVVKLSPADKKGTASGVYSSSQFLGAASGGFIGGWFYEMYSLEGLFFFTATIGFVWFLIAMSMSKPLPLSIASVHYTTDLDGTEKQQLTEKMLSYDGIYEVVFLLDEHRVFFKIDRKVIDEVGLIDYLERGLA